The Cryomorphaceae bacterium 1068 genome segment TAGTACTGTTGGTATTTTTCTGATAACCCCATCACTAGGGGATTTCATATTACCCAAATTTGCACGAATTTTGTCAAACATTCTCTACTACTTAACGTAAGGTAAAATTCATTAGATCAACTTGTATCATGAAAAAATATTTACTCCTCGCAGTCTTTTTTACTTTTCTATTGAATTCTGGTTTTAGTCAAGATCCTTTGGTTTCCGTAGGGAGCCAGTCTGCAATTGGCAGTACCTTGATTGATAATGCAGTGCATACTGTTATCGACTCTGAAGGAAATCGAATCGTTTATGGGACTTTTAGTGAAGAGATTGACTTCGACCAGGGAGTTACGGAATTCATTGTTGAACCGCTTGGTTCTCCCGATATTTTTCTGGCCTCTTATAGCGCTGACGGAAGCTTAAATTGGGCTTTTAACCTTGGTCGTATAGGATTGAACGATGGTATGACGGCTCATGGGTTGGGAGTAGATTCTGAGAATAATGTGATCATATCAGGTGGTTTTTCGCTTACAGTAGATTTTGACCCTTCTACACTTACTAGCAACTTGACTGCAGTTCAAGGGCAGGATGGATTCGTTGCCAAATATGATCCTATGGCTCAGCTTGTTTGGGTAAAGCAGTTTGGTGGTACAGGTTCTGATTTGATTTCAGCTATGGCAATTGATGATCAGGACAACAAACTGATTGGTGTTCGATTTGGAGGTGAAATTGATCTTGATCCATCCGAAGAAGGTGAAAATTTGGTCACTCCTGTTGGTGGGCTGGACGCTGCAGTAGTAAAGTTGGATGCTGACGGAAATTTTGATTGGTCATACCTGGTTGCTCCGGATGTAAACAATGAAGCGGTATCAGCTTTGGCGGTCAATGCCAATGGCGATGTTGCTATGGGAGCATTGGTAAAAGGAGTCACAACGGGTATCCCTGTGCAAAGCATGCTCGCCGGGGTTCTTAACTCAGACGGGACGGAACAATGGTCTTATGATTTCCAAAATCAGGGTCAAGCAAACGCCATATCCCACATTTCCTTTTCTGAAGATGAAGCAAACATTTACTTGGGAGGTCGTATTCAGGAAGATACGGACTTTGACCCTTCAGTAAATGAAGAAATCATTTCCCCCCTTTTTGCAGACCCATTTATTTCAAAGCACTCTACGGCAGATGGAAGTCTGGCGTGGGCCAAATATGTTGAGTCAAGCTCTACGGCTGATCATTGCGCAGGAGTTCATGAGAACAACGGTGTAGTTTTTCTGGCAGGTTCATTTGATGTATTGGCAACGTTTGTTCCAGGCGATTTTGGTACGCAAATCCCATCGAACGGAGCATCTGACGTTTTTGTATCCGTTTATGAAGCTGAGTCCGGAGATTTTGTTGATGCTGAAACATTTGGTGGTGTTGGAGGAGAGCGAGCAAACGACGCTTTTTTTGCCGGAGCTGAAGGAATGGTAATCGTTGGTCAGTTTAGCTCATCTTTGGGTTTGGTAGAAGGAGAGGTGATAGATGCCGAGGGTTTTGAAGATGCCTTCTTTGCAGAGTTTTCATATGCCTTCGATTTGAGTGCGGGCATTGAATTAAGCGACAAGAACATTAATCTCTATCCCGTTCCTGCTATTGATCAGGTATTTGTTCAGCTAAAAGACATAACTGGTAATTCGGTGGAGATCAAGGTTATCAATATTATCGGCCAAACGATATTTGAAGGGGAATACAATGATCCAACCCAGAAGATCAAACTAGACATCAGTAATCTGAATCAAGGAGTTTACCTGGTTGAGATTAGAGTAAATGGTTCATCTATTACAAAACGCCTGATCAAACAATGACAGAGAGCGAAGCTCGAATGGTCTTGGGTGTGAAGACATCCGCAGATAAAGAAGACATTGTAGAAGCATATGAGGAAGCCGTTTTCGAACAGGCTTCCTTTTTTATGCGTCGGGTTTTCATTCCGAAGCTGGCGAAGGCCCGTATAGCGAGGCTAGAGAAGATTGATCTTGCCTCGAAATCACTTGGCCTAGATGTGAGGGAAAAGGATCATTCCATCCTCATTGACTTTAGCTCAGTCAAAGGTCATCAAGAAGTCTTGGAAGCATACAATCAAAGTGAAACTCAAATTAAGTTGGGTCTGGCAAATACTTCAAGCTCTGCTGAAGCTATAAATCTTTATGAGTCTTGGGTTCATTTGTTTAAAGCCTACACGGAAAGGTTTATTTCTTTTTGCGAGATACCCCAAAAGGATACTCTCGGCGTGAGGCTTACTGAGGCGCCTATTTTCGTGGAGTACAGAAATTCCTCTCAAGAGCAGAAGAAGCAATTGATTAGTATGGAGTGTGCTCGATTAATCAAGCTAAAAAACTAGACTTTCAGCGCTCGATCCATAGCGCGTTTGTCTTGTTTGTCTTTGAGGTCGTGCCGCTTATCGTGCTGTTTTTTACCTCTTGCCAAAGATATCTTCACCTTGGCATATCCCGAACCTGCAATAAAAACTTTCAGCGGTACAATGGTCAACCCTTTGTTTTTCATCGCCTTTTCCAGTTTTTCAATTTCTTTCTTGTTCAGTAAGAGTTTTCTATCGCGAGTAGGGGATATCGGATTGTTGTAGCTCGCCGGTTCGTAAGGAGAAATGTGCATGGACTTGATCCATAGCTCATGCTTCCGCAGAAAACAGTAGGCTTCAGAAATACTGGCTTTACCCGCACGAACGCTTTTTATTTCGGGACCCGTGAGTTGAATTCCTGCATCGTACTTGTCGATAAGCTCGTACTCGTAGCTCGCTTTTTTATTTTTAATGTTTACTTCTTTGGGTGAAGCCATGCTGCAAATTTAAGCCAAATAAAAAAGCCGCCCTCCCAATAGAGAGGACGACTTTTCGTTTGCGGTATTTTATTATCCTTTGAGTGCTTCGTAGTTTTCGGCTACTTGCTTCCAGTTGATTACATTCCAAAAAGCTGAAATATAGTCAGGTCGTCTGTTTTGGTAATTCAGGTAATAGGCGTGCTCCCAAACGTCAAGTCCGAGAATAGGCGTACCCTTCTTGTCCGTTACAGGCATCAAGTTGTTGTCTTGATTTGGAGTGTGCGTCACGTGAAGCTTTCCGTCTTCACCAAAGATTACCCATGCCCAGCCGGAACCAAACTGCGTGGCAGCAGCATTGTTAAAAGACTCTTTAAGTTTATCCATTCCACCGAGGTCAGTGTCTATTGCACTGGCCAATGATCCTGTCGGATTTCCTCCGCCATCAGGGCTCATAACTTTCCAGAAAAGGGAATGGTTATAAAATCCCCCTCCGTTATTTCTGATTCCCGCACCTAGCTTGTCGGCATGGGCCAATAATTCCTCAATGGTTTTGTTTGCGTGTTCAGTACCTTCAATAGCTGCATTCAATTTTGAAGTATATCCGGCATGGTGTTTATCGTGGTGGATTTCCATAGTGCGTGCATCAATGTGCGGTTCGAGTGCATCAAAAGCGTATGGTAAATCAGGTAATTGAAATGACATGTGTTGTATTTTTTTAGGTTTGTAATTGAACAGTCAAAAGTAGAATTAGTTCCTGGAAAGACCTCATTTTTCGGATAGAGTGTGCTTATTGAGCGATAGACTCAATTCCATGGATTGACTATCAAAGCATGAATTGCATTGAATTTTGACTAAGAGTAATTAGAATGAAATCAGATAGCTCTCTGAAGTTGAATATGAGAATTTACAGCGTACTTTTGCCGCGATGTACAAATCTATTCTTCGAAAGACTCTTTTTAAACTGAGTGCCGAGCAGGCGCACAATTTTTCATTCGGATTTCTGAAAGTCATCTTTCAATTGCCGATGGTGAAAAGCCTGTTTTACGGGGCTTTCAATGTCAATCACCCATCGCTGGAGCGCGAAGTGTTCGGAATTAAATTCAAAAACCCTGTGGGGCTGGCAGCTGGTTTCGACAAGAATGCCAAGCTCTTCAATGAGTTTTCTTTCATGGGATTCGGTTTTGTGGAAATCGGTACGGTTACCCCAAAACCTCAGGCAGGAAATCCAAAACCAAGGCTCTTCCGATTGCCGGAAGATCAAGGATTGATCAATCGAATGGGCTTCAACAATGATGGGGTAAAAAAGATTGTCCGTCGACTTAAAACCCGCTACAGCACTGTGATCATTGGCGGTAATATAGGGAAGAACAAAGTCACTCCAAACGAAAATGCTTTAGACGATTACCTGTTCCTCCTCAATGAATTGTATGATGTGGTAGATTACTTTACGGTAAATGTCTCCTCACCAAATACGCCTGGCTTGAGGGAGCTCCAAGAAAAGGAGCCACTCACCAAGCTTTTAAGAGCGCTCAAAGAAGAAGCTGCTGCAAAGCCTGTCAATAAGCCCATCTTGCTCAAGATTGCTCCCGATCTTACCGATTCGCAACTCGACGATATTGTTGAGATTGTATCCGAAACCAAAGTAGATGGAATCATCGCTACCAACACAACTATCGACCGATCTGGATTGAAAACATCCGAAATGGAAGTAGAAGAAATCGGAGCTGGCGGACTGAGCGGTAAACCCTTAACCAATCGTTCTACCGAAGTAATTCGCTACATTCACCAAAAGTCAAATGGTTCCATTCCAATCGTTGGCGTCGGGGGGATTCACACCGCCGAAGACGCGCTTGAGAAGCTTGCAGCCGGAGCTTCATTGGTGCAGCTCTACACTGGCTTTGTTTACGAAGGTCCCGGGCTGGTGAAAAAAATCAACCAAAAAATTATCGAAGATGCTCGAACTCATTGAATGTCCGCGTGATGCGATGCAGGGCATCAAGGAATTTATTCCGACTCATAAGAAGATTGAATACATCAATCTGCTGATTGAGGCGGGTTTTCATACCATCGATTTTGGCTCATTCGTGAGTCCCAAGGCGATACCCCAAATGGCAGATACGGCCGAGGTGCTGAAAGGGCTAAAGCTCAACGATAAAACAAAACTCTTGGCCATCATCGCCAATAAGCGAGGAGCACAGGACGCTTCTCAATTTGACGAGATTACCTATTTAGGTTACCCGTTCTCTGTCTCTGAAGAGTTTCAGAAGAGAAATACTAATGCGACGCTAGAGGAGTCTGTGGCCAGAGTTGGAGAGATCAAGGCCATTGCTGATAGGGCCAATAAAGAAATGGTGGTTTACTTATCCATGGCCTTTGGAAACCCTTATGGTGAAGAGTGGAACCCTGATAATGTGATCAGATGGGCGGAGCGCCTTCACCGCGAATTCGGAATTGAAATTTTAGCCTTGAGCGATACCATCGGGACTTCTAGTCGAGGGAGCATTGATCGCTTGTTTAATGCCTTGATCCCTGAGTTGCCCGACGTTAATTTCGGAGCTCATTTACACACTACTCCTGAAACTTGGCGCGAGAAAGTCGATGCTGCCTATCAGGCAGGTTGCCGTCGATTTGACGGGGCTTTAAAAGGCTACGGCGGATGCCCGATGGCTAAAGATGACTTAACCGGAAATATGCCGATGGAGAAGATGCTGAGTTATTTTGATGAAAGAGAAGTAACAACGGGGGTAAATCAAGCGAAGGTCGATCAGGCTCTTCTCGCGGCAGCTGATGTGTTTCCTCTTTAGATCATTGAGCGGATTTAAAAAGACACTTAGCTTAGCTCAATCAGCGTAATCTCAGGAGGCATTCCCACTCTTCCGGGGAAACCGATGTAACCGAAGCCGCGGTTCACATACAGGTGCTGCTTTCCTTCGGTGTAGAGTCCGCCCCAACGCGGATATCGGTACTTTACAGGACTCCATTTGATCCAGCCTGGGATTTCTACACCAAACTGCATTCCATGAGTATGTCCTGCCAGTGCCAAGTCAATCTTCGTCTTGTTCATCACCTCGGCATCCCAATGAGACGGGTCATGAGACATTAAGATTTGAAAACGATCGGGGTTCGTGCCGTCCATCGCTTTGGAGAGATCGCCGTATTTACTAAAACCACCAAGGCCCCAATTTTCCATCCCGATAATTTCGATAGCTTCTCCTTCAGCAGAACGAAACTCCGTCCATTCATTGGTTAACAGTTTAAACCCCATTTTTCCGTGATAGTCCGCGAGCTTTTCGAGGTTGGCTTTCTTGGCTGCATCGCTTTCCCACTGAACATAGTCACCGTAATCGTGGTTTCCAAAGACGCTAAACTTTCCGTGTTTGGCTTTAAGTCCGCCCAGCACTTCTTCCCAACCCGCTACTTCATCGGCGTAGTTATTCACCATATCACCGGTGAAAAGGATGAGATCGGGCTCCAGAGCGTTTACCATGTCGACTCCGTGCTGCACGGCATCGTAATTATTGAAGAAGCTACCTATGTGGATGTCTGAGATGTGTACAATCTTAAATCCTCGGAACGACTCAGGGAGGTGATCGAAAGAGAGACTTACCTTTTCGGTGCGAAAGCGATAGCGGCCTCGACCGATACCGTAGAGAATGCTGAAAAATGGAATAGCAGCTGCTACCCATCCGATGCGCGTAATAAATTGCCATCTGCTGATTCCTGAAGTGGAGGATATGGCTGTTTCAGTCGGTTCGAAGGTTCGCACGAAATAAGCCGTAATACGTCGGAAAATATGGATAATATCGTCAGTGAGATGGAAAATAGCGGCCACCATCTTAGGGATGAAAATCAACATCAATACGCCAAAACCCATGAAGAACAGGTAGTAGTCCATTTTGGCTTGAGCTTCCCTGTAGGTTAAAATGGCATAGATCAATATGCCATAGGCTGTTACTGAGGAAACCCAATAGGCCATTTGAGCGCTATTTCTCCAGACGGCTTTCGTCCAGCCTGATGAAATTAGCCTTAGCGACTTAAAGGCGTATAGATCAATTACCAATAGAATGGCAATGAAGAAGATCAGAGGTAAGTAGTTTTTCATGGTCTAAGTTCGAGAGTATTAACTCGGATCTTTTCGGATTGTTTCGCAAAGTTAATAGGCCACATAAGCTTTTTTATCAGAGCCACCAATACTTTCTAGTGTAATGCCTTCGAAAGAGGTGTCCTGATCGGTCAAACCATGAGTCATACTGGTTTTTGCCGAGCGAGCAGCTACAACGTTCATATTCGGAGTGGCATAATCTTGGTTCCTAACGATGGAAGAGTCCACTATCTTGGAGTCCTTTGAAATTTCAGGGAGAGGCGGCTCATGGGTTGTTTTCTTTGACGCACCATCTTGAGCTAAGGTCGGCATGGGTTGTTTATCTTCTTCAGGAGCACTATAATTTTCAGCTGATTCATTAGGAAAATCCATCTCGATCTCCTCCTCGGTGTCTTCTAGTTCAATGTCATCAATTTTGACAACTATCATTTCATCAGATACTTCAGATGATTCAGTTGAAGTAATGGTTGGTGCTTCTGGTGTTTCTGTTTGAGGTTCAATTTTCTCTTCTGGTTCTTCATTTTCAATTACAATATCATCTGCCTTTTTGGTTTCATGCTGACTTTCTTTTTTCTGTTCTGTGCTGTCCTTCCTCTCCGCGTTTTCGGCAATGGGCTCTCTCTCCAAATTTCCCGAAGGCCAGAATACAAACGCGCC includes the following:
- a CDS encoding T9SS type A sorting domain-containing protein, translated to MKKYLLLAVFFTFLLNSGFSQDPLVSVGSQSAIGSTLIDNAVHTVIDSEGNRIVYGTFSEEIDFDQGVTEFIVEPLGSPDIFLASYSADGSLNWAFNLGRIGLNDGMTAHGLGVDSENNVIISGGFSLTVDFDPSTLTSNLTAVQGQDGFVAKYDPMAQLVWVKQFGGTGSDLISAMAIDDQDNKLIGVRFGGEIDLDPSEEGENLVTPVGGLDAAVVKLDADGNFDWSYLVAPDVNNEAVSALAVNANGDVAMGALVKGVTTGIPVQSMLAGVLNSDGTEQWSYDFQNQGQANAISHISFSEDEANIYLGGRIQEDTDFDPSVNEEIISPLFADPFISKHSTADGSLAWAKYVESSSTADHCAGVHENNGVVFLAGSFDVLATFVPGDFGTQIPSNGASDVFVSVYEAESGDFVDAETFGGVGGERANDAFFAGAEGMVIVGQFSSSLGLVEGEVIDAEGFEDAFFAEFSYAFDLSAGIELSDKNINLYPVPAIDQVFVQLKDITGNSVEIKVINIIGQTIFEGEYNDPTQKIKLDISNLNQGVYLVEIRVNGSSITKRLIKQ
- the smpB gene encoding SsrA-binding protein SmpB is translated as MASPKEVNIKNKKASYEYELIDKYDAGIQLTGPEIKSVRAGKASISEAYCFLRKHELWIKSMHISPYEPASYNNPISPTRDRKLLLNKKEIEKLEKAMKNKGLTIVPLKVFIAGSGYAKVKISLARGKKQHDKRHDLKDKQDKRAMDRALKV
- a CDS encoding superoxide dismutase, encoding MSFQLPDLPYAFDALEPHIDARTMEIHHDKHHAGYTSKLNAAIEGTEHANKTIEELLAHADKLGAGIRNNGGGFYNHSLFWKVMSPDGGGNPTGSLASAIDTDLGGMDKLKESFNNAAATQFGSGWAWVIFGEDGKLHVTHTPNQDNNLMPVTDKKGTPILGLDVWEHAYYLNYQNRRPDYISAFWNVINWKQVAENYEALKG
- a CDS encoding quinone-dependent dihydroorotate dehydrogenase, with the protein product MYKSILRKTLFKLSAEQAHNFSFGFLKVIFQLPMVKSLFYGAFNVNHPSLEREVFGIKFKNPVGLAAGFDKNAKLFNEFSFMGFGFVEIGTVTPKPQAGNPKPRLFRLPEDQGLINRMGFNNDGVKKIVRRLKTRYSTVIIGGNIGKNKVTPNENALDDYLFLLNELYDVVDYFTVNVSSPNTPGLRELQEKEPLTKLLRALKEEAAAKPVNKPILLKIAPDLTDSQLDDIVEIVSETKVDGIIATNTTIDRSGLKTSEMEVEEIGAGGLSGKPLTNRSTEVIRYIHQKSNGSIPIVGVGGIHTAEDALEKLAAGASLVQLYTGFVYEGPGLVKKINQKIIEDARTH
- a CDS encoding hydroxymethylglutaryl-CoA lyase, with amino-acid sequence MLELIECPRDAMQGIKEFIPTHKKIEYINLLIEAGFHTIDFGSFVSPKAIPQMADTAEVLKGLKLNDKTKLLAIIANKRGAQDASQFDEITYLGYPFSVSEEFQKRNTNATLEESVARVGEIKAIADRANKEMVVYLSMAFGNPYGEEWNPDNVIRWAERLHREFGIEILALSDTIGTSSRGSIDRLFNALIPELPDVNFGAHLHTTPETWREKVDAAYQAGCRRFDGALKGYGGCPMAKDDLTGNMPMEKMLSYFDEREVTTGVNQAKVDQALLAAADVFPL
- a CDS encoding metallophosphoesterase; amino-acid sequence: MKNYLPLIFFIAILLVIDLYAFKSLRLISSGWTKAVWRNSAQMAYWVSSVTAYGILIYAILTYREAQAKMDYYLFFMGFGVLMLIFIPKMVAAIFHLTDDIIHIFRRITAYFVRTFEPTETAISSTSGISRWQFITRIGWVAAAIPFFSILYGIGRGRYRFRTEKVSLSFDHLPESFRGFKIVHISDIHIGSFFNNYDAVQHGVDMVNALEPDLILFTGDMVNNYADEVAGWEEVLGGLKAKHGKFSVFGNHDYGDYVQWESDAAKKANLEKLADYHGKMGFKLLTNEWTEFRSAEGEAIEIIGMENWGLGGFSKYGDLSKAMDGTNPDRFQILMSHDPSHWDAEVMNKTKIDLALAGHTHGMQFGVEIPGWIKWSPVKYRYPRWGGLYTEGKQHLYVNRGFGYIGFPGRVGMPPEITLIELS